A region from the Nesterenkonia lacusekhoensis genome encodes:
- the lipA gene encoding lipoyl synthase: protein MLRVEAKNAAVPVERKPEWMRSKVKMGPEFVEMKKRVGQKGLHTVCEEAGCPNIYECWEDREATFLIGGSACTRRCDFCEIDTGRPAALDESEPLQVAQSVAEMQLRYATVTGVARDDLDDEGVWLYAETIRRIHELNPGTGVEILIPDFSGKEENIAGICEAKPEVFAHNVETVPRIFRRIRPAFRYERSLDVLTQGRSHGMITKSNLILGMGETREEVSEALQDLHDAGCDLLTITQYLRPTPRHLPVDRWVKPQEFLDVQQEAEEIGFLGVMSGPLVRSSYRAGSLWAKAMQKKGWEIPAELSHIEPSGQTRQEAATLVAAGH, encoded by the coding sequence CCGCAGTGCCCGTGGAGCGCAAACCGGAATGGATGCGCTCTAAGGTCAAGATGGGCCCGGAGTTCGTGGAGATGAAGAAGCGTGTGGGCCAGAAGGGCCTGCACACGGTCTGCGAGGAAGCAGGCTGCCCCAACATCTACGAATGTTGGGAAGACCGCGAGGCGACGTTCCTCATCGGCGGCTCGGCCTGCACGCGGCGCTGCGACTTCTGCGAGATCGATACCGGTCGCCCGGCCGCACTGGACGAGTCCGAGCCGCTGCAGGTGGCCCAGTCGGTGGCAGAGATGCAGCTGCGCTACGCCACAGTCACCGGTGTGGCCCGCGACGATCTCGACGATGAGGGCGTCTGGCTCTATGCCGAGACCATCCGTAGGATCCACGAGCTCAACCCTGGCACCGGCGTGGAGATCCTGATCCCCGACTTCTCCGGCAAGGAGGAGAACATCGCTGGCATCTGCGAGGCCAAGCCCGAGGTCTTCGCCCACAACGTGGAGACGGTGCCGCGCATCTTCCGGCGCATCCGCCCGGCCTTCCGCTACGAGCGCTCCCTCGATGTGCTCACTCAGGGCCGCAGCCACGGCATGATCACCAAGTCCAACCTCATCCTGGGCATGGGCGAGACGCGGGAAGAGGTCTCGGAGGCTCTCCAGGACCTTCACGACGCCGGCTGCGACCTGCTGACCATCACTCAGTACCTGCGTCCGACTCCGCGCCACCTGCCGGTGGACCGCTGGGTCAAGCCCCAGGAGTTCCTCGACGTCCAGCAGGAGGCCGAAGAGATCGGTTTCCTGGGCGTGATGTCCGGGCCCTTGGTGCGCTCCTCCTACCGAGCCGGCTCGCTGTGGGCCAAGGCCATGCAGAAGAAGGGCTGGGAGATCCCGGCCGAGCTCTCCCACATCGAACCGTCCGGGCAGACCCGTCAGGAGGCCGCTACGCTGGTCGCCGCCGGGCACTGA
- a CDS encoding DUF4191 domain-containing protein: MATGSSSTPQVTSKAEAKAQLKKLRAQQAAEKKARKSRRKDKKNKGEGFFARLKQVFSMTREFDPNIVWWMALAFLVTLAVSFVLFSVLLPFHWVTGLLIGVPFGLLAAMIVMNRRAEKAAFARIEGRPGASAAALGTLRRGWIVTEDPVAMNPKTQDAVFRVVGRPGLILVSEGPAGRVNKMIEKERRRFSRYLPNVPVHVVQCGRGEEQVPLSKLTKSIKKLPKTLTKHEVNAVEKRIGALSNTKPPIPKGVDPYRVRPDRKALRG; the protein is encoded by the coding sequence ATGGCAACCGGTTCATCCTCCACTCCCCAGGTCACCTCCAAAGCCGAGGCGAAGGCCCAGCTGAAGAAGCTCAGGGCCCAGCAGGCCGCTGAGAAGAAGGCTCGCAAGTCGCGTCGCAAGGACAAGAAGAACAAGGGCGAAGGCTTCTTCGCCCGGCTGAAGCAGGTCTTCAGCATGACCCGGGAGTTCGACCCGAACATCGTCTGGTGGATGGCTCTGGCCTTCCTCGTCACCCTGGCGGTCAGCTTTGTGCTCTTCAGTGTGCTGCTTCCCTTCCACTGGGTGACCGGTCTGCTGATCGGAGTGCCCTTCGGGCTGCTGGCCGCGATGATCGTGATGAATCGACGGGCGGAGAAGGCGGCCTTCGCTCGGATCGAGGGACGCCCGGGAGCATCTGCTGCCGCCCTGGGCACGCTGCGCCGCGGATGGATCGTCACCGAGGACCCGGTGGCGATGAACCCCAAGACTCAGGACGCTGTGTTCCGCGTGGTGGGCCGTCCCGGACTCATCCTGGTCTCCGAGGGCCCGGCAGGTCGGGTCAACAAGATGATCGAGAAGGAGCGACGCCGCTTCTCCCGCTACCTGCCCAACGTTCCTGTCCACGTCGTCCAGTGCGGCCGCGGCGAGGAACAGGTTCCGCTGTCCAAGCTGACCAAGTCGATCAAGAAGCTGCCCAAGACGCTGACCAAGCACGAGGTCAACGCTGTCGAGAAGCGCATCGGGGCCCTG